A part of Marinomonas rhizomae genomic DNA contains:
- the bioD gene encoding dethiobiotin synthase — protein MKKRFFVTGIDTDAGKTYVTVGLLNAAKRAGLRSIGLKPIAAGADRIDGNLRNDDALLIQQASSVKLAYEQVNPVVLEEAIAPHIAAMKEERLVTISRLEGFIKGTLLTPHDIALVEGAGGWRVPLNDRELLSGLAKSLGFPVIMVVNMKLGCLNHAILTAEAIARDGLTVAGWVANTGVEVMPCYEENLASLASMLSAPLLGVLPWCENEVDSQQVFDELLLAL, from the coding sequence GTGAAAAAACGTTTTTTTGTAACAGGTATTGATACCGATGCCGGTAAAACCTATGTCACTGTGGGGTTATTGAATGCTGCCAAACGCGCAGGATTGAGGTCAATTGGACTTAAACCGATTGCGGCGGGAGCAGATCGCATTGATGGTAACTTACGCAATGATGATGCTTTACTTATTCAGCAGGCAAGCAGTGTTAAATTAGCTTATGAGCAAGTGAATCCGGTTGTTTTAGAAGAAGCAATTGCACCTCATATTGCCGCGATGAAAGAGGAGCGTTTGGTAACGATTTCTCGGTTAGAAGGGTTTATAAAAGGGACATTACTTACTCCCCATGATATTGCGTTAGTGGAAGGGGCTGGTGGTTGGCGAGTACCTCTGAATGACAGGGAGCTTTTATCTGGGTTGGCGAAATCACTAGGCTTTCCAGTTATTATGGTTGTTAACATGAAGCTAGGTTGTTTAAATCATGCGATATTAACGGCTGAAGCGATTGCTCGCGATGGCTTGACGGTTGCTGGTTGGGTTGCCAATACTGGTGTTGAAGTTATGCCCTGTTATGAAGAAAATCTTGCAAGCCTTGCTAGTATGCTGTCTGCACCATTGCTAGGCGTGTTGCCTTGGTGTGAAAACGAGGTTGATTCGCAGCAAGTTTTTGATGAGTTGTTGCTAGCACTATAG
- a CDS encoding sigma-54-dependent transcriptional regulator, translated as MSEVKLLIVEDDKGLAEALEDTLMLASYQCKIVYSAEEAVVALKHSLFDMVVSDVNLPGMDGYGLLHHVIDTYPELPIMLMTAYGDIAHAVEAMRDGAVDYLLKPFQEEELLNAIAKYTIKEAPSANPQPIAKDPSSIALLELAKRVAVTDSTVLICGESGTGKEVLAHFIHQNSSRPHAPFVAINCAAIPENMLEAILFGYEKGAYTGAVSSQAGKFEQANGGTLLLDEITEMDVGLQAKLLRVLQEQEVERLGGKKSIPLDVRIIATTNRDLADYVRDGGFREDLYYRLNVFPLRWLPIRERKGDILPVAQSLLAKHAAKMRITGAVLKPSAQSKLESHPWPGNVRELDNVIQRALILSPNAQINEDHIAFDMMSLAPVVVETVADEDSAASILGKGVQQHEFRIIAQALVDANGKRKVVADKLGISPRTLRYKIAKMRESGIDVD; from the coding sequence ATGTCTGAAGTTAAGTTATTAATTGTAGAAGACGACAAAGGGCTGGCTGAGGCGTTAGAAGATACGCTGATGTTAGCAAGTTACCAGTGCAAAATAGTATATAGCGCTGAAGAGGCTGTGGTCGCATTGAAACATAGCTTATTTGACATGGTGGTATCTGATGTGAATCTGCCTGGTATGGATGGCTATGGCTTATTGCACCATGTTATTGATACATATCCAGAACTGCCTATTATGCTGATGACGGCTTACGGTGATATTGCTCATGCCGTAGAAGCAATGCGTGATGGTGCTGTTGATTATTTATTGAAGCCTTTTCAAGAAGAAGAGCTTCTCAACGCCATAGCAAAATACACGATAAAAGAGGCACCATCTGCCAACCCTCAGCCTATCGCAAAAGACCCATCCAGTATTGCTTTATTGGAGCTGGCAAAACGTGTTGCTGTTACGGATTCAACCGTCTTAATTTGTGGTGAAAGTGGTACAGGTAAAGAAGTGCTTGCTCACTTTATTCATCAGAACTCCAGTCGACCTCATGCGCCTTTTGTTGCCATTAACTGTGCGGCGATTCCTGAAAATATGCTTGAAGCCATTCTTTTTGGCTATGAAAAAGGGGCTTACACTGGCGCCGTGTCTTCTCAGGCGGGTAAGTTCGAGCAGGCTAATGGTGGAACTTTGTTGCTTGATGAGATTACTGAAATGGATGTTGGCTTGCAGGCCAAACTGTTGAGGGTTCTGCAAGAACAAGAGGTGGAGCGTCTTGGTGGCAAAAAGTCCATTCCTTTGGATGTGCGAATTATAGCAACAACTAACCGCGATCTTGCTGACTATGTTCGCGATGGCGGCTTTAGGGAAGATTTGTATTATCGCCTGAATGTTTTTCCACTGCGTTGGTTGCCTATCCGTGAGAGAAAGGGTGATATTTTGCCTGTTGCACAGAGTTTGCTTGCAAAACACGCTGCAAAAATGCGGATTACTGGTGCAGTGTTAAAACCATCTGCGCAAAGTAAATTGGAATCGCACCCTTGGCCAGGTAATGTCCGTGAACTTGATAATGTTATTCAGCGAGCTTTGATTCTAAGTCCAAATGCGCAGATTAACGAGGATCATATCGCGTTTGATATGATGAGTTTGGCGCCTGTCGTTGTTGAAACCGTCGCTGATGAAGACAGTGCAGCTTCAATATTAGGTAAGGGGGTTCAGCAGCATGAATTTCGTATCATTGCGCAAGCATTGGTCGATGCAAACGGCAAACGTAAAGTTGTTGCAGATAAATTGGGTATCAGTCCTAGAACTTTACGCTATAAAATCGCTAAAATGCGAGAAAGTGGCATAGACGTTGATTGA
- the fliE gene encoding flagellar hook-basal body complex protein FliE encodes MISGRPDINQVLSQMRDMRSQVQAPSSPVSNVAKVGGENEGAQAVERADFAEMLKNAVNNVNALQKESTQLAQSYERGDEGVDLPQVMIGLQKSSVSFEAMTQVRNKLVDAYEKIMNMPI; translated from the coding sequence ATGATTTCTGGTCGACCAGACATTAATCAGGTGTTGTCCCAAATGAGGGACATGCGGTCGCAGGTTCAGGCGCCCAGCTCTCCTGTGTCTAATGTTGCCAAGGTGGGTGGTGAAAATGAAGGGGCCCAGGCTGTAGAGCGTGCTGATTTTGCAGAAATGTTGAAAAACGCAGTTAATAATGTAAATGCTTTGCAGAAGGAATCTACACAATTAGCCCAATCTTATGAACGCGGTGACGAAGGGGTGGATTTGCCTCAAGTTATGATTGGTCTACAAAAATCGAGTGTGTCATTCGAAGCAATGACTCAGGTGCGTAATAAACTTGTAGACGCGTATGAAAAAATCATGAATATGCCTATTTAG
- the fliF gene encoding flagellar basal-body MS-ring/collar protein FliF produces MDNVPAEQSEQKLYLELVTGFNKLTVIRQLALMVGLAASIAIGLSAVLWTNGPDYKPVLSSITDYNADQIVEILSVNNIPFKLDENTGALLVESDFYHQARLKLAGSGIVSDNIVGMEIMDQEQGLGTSQFVETTRYRRGLEGELSRTITSLQSIKSARVHLAIPKESVFVRDTRKPSASVFLELYPGRRLDKSQVEAIVNLVASSISQLSDKDVTVVDQRGTLLTEKDSDSELSVAGKQFDYARKVEDVLLQRVNNILGPVIGQGRFKAEVSADVDFTAVEKTNEQYNPDLLALRSEQTLRENKGAGANTSGIPGALTNQPPGAVTIPEAVDENGAPIGGNTAANNGQSREETTRNFELDRSISYTKRQQGMVRRLSVAVVVDDLVSLNPDTSAIVRTPWSDDELGRLTLLVRDAVGYDPTRGDSVSVINSPFALPEPEEPVIELPFYQQTWFLNLIQPTLVGLFVLILLLVVVRPILKTLSDQNKIAVTEDTEAAIFSDETDEISDDQVSLVSAEDILVPGSPEKIDRQLNAIRGLIAEEPERVAQVVKQWVMESK; encoded by the coding sequence ATGGATAATGTCCCTGCAGAACAATCGGAGCAAAAGCTCTATCTCGAGTTAGTTACCGGCTTTAATAAGCTGACGGTAATTCGTCAGCTTGCGTTAATGGTCGGTTTGGCGGCATCCATCGCAATTGGTTTGTCGGCTGTGTTATGGACGAATGGTCCCGATTATAAGCCTGTATTAAGCAGTATTACGGATTACAACGCGGATCAAATAGTCGAAATCCTCAGTGTTAATAATATCCCTTTTAAATTAGATGAAAATACAGGTGCCTTACTTGTCGAATCCGATTTTTATCATCAAGCTCGTCTTAAATTAGCTGGCTCTGGCATTGTTTCCGACAATATTGTTGGTATGGAGATAATGGATCAAGAGCAAGGTCTTGGCACCTCTCAATTTGTTGAAACGACTCGCTATAGAAGGGGGCTTGAGGGTGAGCTGAGCCGAACTATTACTAGTCTGCAAAGTATTAAAAGCGCAAGGGTGCACTTGGCTATACCAAAAGAGTCTGTTTTTGTTCGTGATACGCGAAAGCCTTCTGCCTCTGTTTTTTTGGAGCTTTACCCAGGGAGACGTCTTGATAAGAGTCAGGTAGAGGCGATTGTTAATTTAGTCGCTTCTAGTATATCTCAGTTGAGTGATAAAGATGTCACCGTGGTTGATCAGCGTGGTACTTTGCTTACAGAAAAAGACTCAGACTCAGAGTTGTCAGTCGCAGGTAAACAGTTTGACTACGCTCGTAAAGTTGAAGATGTATTGCTACAGCGAGTGAATAATATTCTCGGGCCTGTTATTGGGCAGGGGCGATTTAAAGCGGAAGTCTCCGCAGATGTAGATTTTACCGCCGTTGAAAAAACCAATGAACAATACAACCCTGATTTGTTGGCTTTGCGCAGTGAGCAGACTTTACGAGAGAATAAAGGTGCAGGTGCGAATACGAGTGGTATTCCTGGCGCCTTGACAAACCAACCTCCTGGGGCTGTAACTATTCCAGAGGCAGTAGATGAAAACGGAGCTCCTATTGGTGGAAATACTGCGGCTAATAATGGTCAATCACGGGAAGAAACAACCCGTAATTTTGAACTTGATCGAAGCATTAGTTATACCAAGCGTCAACAAGGTATGGTGCGGCGCTTGTCTGTTGCTGTCGTTGTTGATGATTTAGTCAGCCTTAATCCAGACACGTCCGCAATTGTGCGTACTCCTTGGAGTGATGATGAGTTGGGGCGTTTAACTCTATTGGTTCGTGATGCTGTTGGCTACGATCCAACTCGCGGAGACAGTGTGAGTGTGATTAATTCACCGTTTGCTTTGCCTGAACCTGAAGAGCCTGTTATTGAATTGCCATTTTATCAGCAGACGTGGTTCTTGAATTTAATACAGCCAACATTGGTTGGTTTATTTGTTCTTATTCTGTTGCTGGTGGTGGTTCGTCCAATTTTGAAAACCCTTAGTGATCAGAATAAAATTGCGGTTACAGAAGACACTGAAGCTGCAATATTTTCTGATGAAACGGATGAGATCTCAGATGATCAAGTGTCTCTTGTAAGTGCTGAAGATATATTGGTGCCTGGTTCACCTGAAAAAATTGACCGTCAATTAAATGCGATTCGCGGTTTGATTGCAGAAGAGCCAGAGCGTGTTGCTCAAGTCGTTAAACAGTGGGTAATGGAGAGTAAATGA
- a CDS encoding helix-turn-helix domain-containing protein, with protein sequence MKAWLCGLDDEEISSVSSILTFIGIEHGTSLTAFPMPDFVVLGRSVRSFELDEMIPVISLCESMDVVGDYNVWFCPLPWRSQMLSSVLKEIKQLHSFPQASGVNLNLHVRHLEALLIRQALVSTQGVVSKAAQNLQIQRTTLIEKMRRYNIDKSEF encoded by the coding sequence GTGAAAGCTTGGTTATGCGGTCTAGATGACGAAGAAATTTCGAGTGTTTCCAGCATTTTGACCTTTATTGGTATTGAGCATGGCACATCGTTGACGGCCTTTCCTATGCCTGATTTTGTGGTGCTTGGTCGGTCTGTAAGATCCTTTGAATTGGACGAGATGATTCCTGTTATCTCGCTTTGCGAGTCAATGGATGTGGTGGGAGATTATAATGTTTGGTTTTGCCCTCTCCCTTGGCGCTCTCAAATGCTCTCATCTGTGTTGAAAGAAATTAAGCAATTACACTCTTTTCCTCAGGCTTCTGGTGTGAATCTCAATTTACATGTTCGCCATCTAGAGGCTCTTCTTATTCGTCAAGCTTTGGTATCTACTCAAGGAGTCGTGTCTAAAGCGGCACAAAACCTACAAATACAACGTACTACGCTTATTGAAAAAATGCGTCGCTATAATATTGATAAATCGGAGTTTTAG
- a CDS encoding sensor histidine kinase, whose product MTKDEEIAELKTAFKAFSESSDVLAKSYVDLQQEVVRLYEQLEKSEQDKRQEQDKNRVLVLQFQQLFESMPVGVLLLNEEGVVVMANPVADRLFNLPLVGQSWGAIVPLSFRPQEDDGHDVSMVSGRRVRVETASLGNVPGQLVILVDLTEAYLLQKKLNHHERLSNMGKMVAALAHQIRTPLSSATLYAGHLQKPDLAPVMRQTFANKLVDRLANIEKQIRDMLIFSRSEIKLDETVSVVAFLKELTAHSEEICSQKNMQLEASGPSFLTTDCIQCNKETLLGALLNLLNNAVDAQSEGETVQLNWRNNDGYVTLTVKDRGVGMSKAHLEHVQEGFVTTKQHGTGLGLMVVKAIARAHHGQFEIDSIEGAGTTASLTLPLVRV is encoded by the coding sequence GTGACAAAAGATGAAGAAATAGCGGAGCTAAAAACCGCGTTTAAAGCGTTTTCCGAATCTTCTGATGTATTGGCAAAGTCCTATGTGGATCTTCAGCAAGAAGTGGTTCGATTATATGAGCAACTAGAAAAATCTGAACAGGATAAGCGCCAAGAGCAGGACAAAAATCGTGTCTTGGTTTTACAGTTTCAGCAGCTTTTTGAATCTATGCCTGTTGGTGTTTTATTATTAAATGAAGAAGGTGTGGTTGTAATGGCTAACCCTGTTGCAGATCGCTTATTTAATTTGCCATTAGTTGGCCAGTCGTGGGGAGCAATCGTCCCGTTGAGCTTTCGTCCGCAAGAGGATGATGGCCATGATGTTAGTATGGTTAGTGGTCGTCGCGTACGAGTAGAGACAGCTTCTCTTGGGAATGTGCCTGGGCAGTTGGTTATTCTTGTGGATTTGACGGAAGCGTATTTGCTACAGAAAAAGCTGAATCATCATGAGCGGTTGTCTAATATGGGGAAAATGGTTGCTGCGTTAGCTCATCAAATTAGAACGCCTCTATCATCCGCGACACTGTATGCAGGCCATTTGCAAAAACCAGATTTGGCACCCGTTATGCGCCAAACGTTTGCAAATAAGCTGGTGGATCGACTGGCTAATATTGAAAAGCAAATTCGGGATATGTTGATTTTTTCTCGTAGCGAAATAAAGCTGGATGAAACGGTGAGCGTTGTGGCTTTTCTCAAGGAGTTAACGGCTCATAGTGAAGAGATTTGCAGTCAAAAAAATATGCAACTTGAAGCGTCAGGTCCCTCTTTTTTAACGACAGATTGTATTCAATGTAACAAAGAAACATTATTAGGAGCTTTATTAAACCTTTTGAATAATGCAGTGGATGCACAATCAGAAGGTGAGACGGTCCAGCTTAATTGGCGCAATAATGATGGCTATGTGACACTGACCGTTAAAGATCGTGGCGTGGGTATGTCTAAAGCACATTTAGAGCATGTCCAAGAAGGCTTTGTAACAACAAAACAACATGGAACTGGGTTGGGTTTAATGGTTGTTAAGGCCATTGCAAGAGCTCATCACGGGCAATTTGAAATAGACAGTATAGAGGGGGCTGGTACGACTGCCAGTTTGACGCTTCCTCTTGTAAGGGTATGA